The Vanacampus margaritifer isolate UIUO_Vmar chromosome 15, RoL_Vmar_1.0, whole genome shotgun sequence genome contains the following window.
ATATGACATTTGTTATGGTGACGAACGCGTTCGCCAATTTAActccagtgttttgttttggcagttTGAAAATGGTGCAGCGCCTGACTTACCGACGTAGGCTGTCCTACAACACGGCGTCCAACAAGACTCGACTGTAGGTATCTGCTCCGCTCCATCTTTGTGGCCGCCTTGTGCAGCTGTGTAACGGTCGCCTCCCGTGTCTTGCAGGTCCCGGACGCCTGGTAACCGCATTGTGTACCTGTACACCAAGAAGGTGGGCAAAGCCCCCAAATCAGCGTGTGGCATTTGCCCTGGGAGACTGCGTGGAGTAAGTGGAAGGAAGCGTGCCACAGCTGCTAATTGATTGGATATCTAGTGCAGATTCTTACTTTGTTACGTGTTTGTAGATCCGGGCTGTCAGACCCCAGGTTCTCATGAGGCTCTCCAAAACCAAGAAGCACGTCAGCAGGGCTTACGGAGGCTCCATGTGCGCCAAGTGTGTGCGTGACAGGTAAGAgggaaaaaatatgtatgttaatgttgttcatgttttatatatattttaaaaaacaactccCTTTTCCTAGGATCAAGCGTGCTTTCCTGATCGAGGAGCAGAAGATCGTCGTCAAGGTGCTCAAGGCGCAAGCACAGAGTCAGAAGTCCaagtaaaatgtttgtttgtattgccacaataaaaaaaacacaaactaatAGAATGTGTGGGCTGAACTCATTTAATCAAGTTGACAAATTGATGTTAAGTGTGCTTcctgggctccctctagtggtacgtgaATGACTACTTTTTTCAATACATGTGCATTCAatgttaaaacatatttttggggttggcactaaataaaaattgaagCACACTGTAAAGGACCAGTTTatgtgctttgtttttattgctttttgccAGTTGCCAACAGCTTTAACATTGCCTTTAAAACACTGAAATAGTTTATGTAAACTAATGTCTCTCAAACCAGTTATTTGCAAGAAATGTATCATTTGAAAAATTGCATACATATTGGGGGGGCTTGGTGCATGCCAGCACAAACCTGACAATaccttaaattaaatttaataaatttggcCAACAACATCTTAATGATTGTGACGTTTGTGCATGCACCAGACATGCGGCTACGCTGGAGATAGGGGGCGTGTCAGAAATGTGTTTAGCCCCAGGTAAGTCCCTCCAGCATTTAAATTGATATTCTAAAAcgcattaacatttttttttgtcagcgcCCCCGCCCCCAGCATCGTGCGAAAACATCCTGCAGACATCCCTGGCTTGCACAATTTCTCGCTCGCAACAAAAAAACGTACAGAAAttaactattttatttaaaccaaTTTAATTTCGTTATTTGCTGCTAAATAGGTCAAACTAGAGGAAAAGGCGAAATACATGCAGTATATATTTTGCGTAAAAGTAGAGAAAGAAACGTCACTCACTTGACTTCCGGGACACGTCACCAAATACTTCCGAGACGCCAGGTCAGGCAGCAGCAAGCAGAACAACAAACTCTTTGGTCCTCTCGGCAACGCGATGGAGACTTTGTACAGCATCCCGTTCACCGTGCTTGAATGCCCCAACGTGAAGCTGAAGAAGCCGTCTTGGCTGCACATGCCGTCGGCCATGAGCGTCTACGCACTCGTCATCCTTTCATACTTTCTCATCACCGGAGGTGAGGCCGGCGACGGACCGATGTGCTAATTTTCTCTGACAGGCGACACAAACCAACACATTGTAGCAGAGTAttcatgttcaaacataaaacGAAGCCAATGCAATTGCCGTCGATCGTGTGGCTTTGTCTCAAAACGTTGAAAGGAGCCAAGCTAGCATTAGCCGCCAAATTAGATGAATTAAACGTCCGAGGAAAACGACTGAACGTTTGTTGGCAAGCCCAAATTCGTTTCACCGGCTTGTCGACATTTTTAGAGTGCACTCACTTGATAGTTAATTAACTCTGTTTAATGGAAAATAGTTTGGGATACTACTCGGTCGCATGGTGATAACGTCATTACGTCGTACAATTATGACGTCAGTTCGAGgacggtctaaaaaaaaaaatactgaagttTTCTGCTCTATTTGCGATGCAACTctgtttaacccctgggcgttattttattttgaaatggcttggtcagaaccaacaaaaagcccaaaaatggtcaaataacgcccaggggttaatggAAAAGAGTTTGGGATACTACTCGGTCGCACCGTGATAACGTCATTACGTCGTACAATTATGACGTCAGTTCGAGgacggtctaaaaaaaaatactgaagttTTCTGCTCTATTTGTGATGTTGCTCTGTTTAACCCCCCCTCCAATTATTCATAAaacataaatcataaaaaacacatacaactaggaagaaaatgtgaaattgtccaaatgacATAATATGAGAGGACAGTTGCAGTgattctttttccttttttttcatgccagGTATAATCTATGATGTAATCGTGGAGCCGCCAAGTGTGGGCTCAATGACAGATGAGCACGGGCACCAGCGGCCGGTGGCGTTTCTGGCGTACAGGTGAGCGCGTCACCCAAATTGGAATTATTATGCAACTGATGTGTGTTTTGTGCGTTGTGCAGGGTGAACGGCCAGTACATCATGGAGGGCCTTGCGTCCAGCTTCCTATTCACCATGGGAGGCCTGGGCTTCATCATCCTGGACCGCTCCAACGCGCCCAACATCCCCAAGCTCAACCGCTTCCTGTTGCTCTTCATCGGCTTCGTCAGTGTCATCCTCAGCTTCTTCATGGCTCGAGTGTTTATGCGCATGAAGTTGCCGTAAGTTTCCGGAAACTTGGTGTTGCTGTTTGCGACCATTTGGCTcactctttcttttcttttttttcctcaccagGGGATATCTTATGGGATGAATTCAACTGTGGATGATCATTCATCGATCTGGACTGAAAGCACTGATGTTGCGGCAGAAATTCAAATGAGATAAACCAGCAATGGAAATGAAGTATGAAatgagattttttgggggaaagttttttttaacgcagTCCTGAATAAAGCCATTTTCAGAAAGTCTTAAGGCAGTGGAAGTTGATTGAGGAAAAGTAACTCACGAGCAGTTTTTGATGCTGCATTTAATGACTGTAaagcttttattcattttactgAGAGCGAGAAAGCACAAAAATCACTCATAATTCCATTTTAAAAGGAACATATTGCACGAGTCATACCTTCAAATCTTTTGATAATCAGAAACCACATGAATTAAATATGGTAAAATACAGCATGTGTATTGCtatgagcaaaaaataaaataaatgccccTGCAGGAGTTTGTGGCATTTGCCTCACGTTGTACTGAGTAGGAATCCTAGCGTTTCTCCTGAAGCGTCCCTTTATCCTGATGTCCTTAAATGTCCCGTCAAATTCATTTATTCAGCACCAATAAACCAGGGCGTTGCACATGTCAACTTGCATTTCATGTGTTGCATACTTGACTAGGTCAAGtcctaaaaataacaaatacatgAGCAGGCTTTGCCTCCTCTTTTGTCGTATTTGACAATCAAGCTTTTCATTGTGTTGCCATGAGTCTCACAAGGTCTTGACACCTTTTTGACTGTGCCAAGCAGCTGTGATGATGAAAAGTGTGTTTATCCAGTGCCACCTtaagcaaacaagaaacatgTTGCAAGCATTACCGCTAAAGTTTTCATGCCAGGTTATGTTGTTCCTGCTTTCTTTCCTtggtataactttttttttttttttacctcattcTTACCATTTAGTGCGTTGGTAGTGTTCAAACCTGTGGCTGCTTCAATATCTGTGTgggggtgagaaaaaaaaagtcaatatgcAAGATTCGTTCTGAAGGATTTTTCTCATCGCACCTGTGAGAATGGCATCCATTTTGCCCACCACAAAGTCGGCGTCTTCGGTGCTAAAGCACATGGGGGGCTTTAACTTGAGCACGTTGCGGTGCGGCCCGTCTGCGCTAAGCAACACCAGCTCTTCCTTCAACCTGGGCGCACAAGGGCCAAAGGCGGTGATTCTGTCTGGGCGCGTTCACAGCCAGCGTGGACGTCTCTTACCGATATATGACCTCTTGGGCCTCCGCGGTCGCGGGTGTGAGCTTGGATCGGTCTTTCACGAGTTCCACGCCCACAAACAGGCCGCGACCCCTGCAGGAGGTCACACAGTCATTCCCCGGAGGCGGCGGCTGCGGCACACTTTTTAGGATTCAGGTATTACCTGATGTCTCCGATCAGAGGGTGCTTCTCCTTCTGTTTCTCCAGCAGGGAGGTCAGGTACCCTCCGACCCGCAACGCTTTAGCCTGCAGGTCCTCCTTGGCAATCACGTCCAGGACGGCCAGGCCAATGGCGCACGCAACCGGGTTCCCTCCGAACTGCAAACATGCACAggttaaaaaataagtaaacattttatttgttagttttttaggcagccattttgaaggcTCCTTTGCCTAGTGCGATCCTGTCAAAAAGCGCCTTCAGCAATTCACCTGAATTTTAAGTAGTACTGCTAATATTATCTTTTATAGGCAGCTTTCCTTTTGTTGGATGTTTCTTCTGTCTCATTTTTAGGCTTTCTTGGAGCTAGTTTAAAGGCTTAAAAATTTCAAGCCATTCTACATACATCAGataatcattttcaaaataaaacttttagaGTCTGATATCAATAAAATATCTTGTtcattgcgtgtgtgtgtggcccaGTGGTTTGGGCATCGCTGCTCAGCACTGCAAactacaaacacaaaaatagacCAGGCAAGCATTTGGCTATTCAAATTCCTTAGAGTTGGTGGAAGTAAAAacccctaaaatggctgctgtaTCTATTTTAGACCCTGTCTCTGTCTGTACAAAATAACACTTAATAAAGCATACAACTGTGTTACTTTTAACGGCATCAGAGCATGTTGGGACAACCTCCgcacaaaaataaagttagTGTCAGTCCGTTAAATAGTTCTGCAGAAGTTGTGCGAGTAGATAAGAGCAATATGAGGAAGTGACATGTTAGCCGCTCAAATGTCGCTAGCTTAACAGCACTTATTGTGTCTTATTCCATGTTATATACACATGCCTgttgatccttttttttgtcaacaaaaaatatagtaCATCAActatttaaataaacactgatTATAATCTTGTATGTACTTTTAATTgtagtttagatttttttatttagcacaATATCACTGAATGGAATGGTAAGATATTTTCAATTGATACGCTTAATAAGGTTAAAATTATTATCGTCATTAAAGTGTTGTGAACTAAAGTGGGCCGGTCTAAGCCatgaaactccagggctgaaaataaGTCCCACTCTGCCCTGACTGAGATTCAGATATGAATGAATATGCAGCATGGCTGTTACCGTGTTGAAATACTCGATTCCCGACGACACAAATGCCTCGGCCACCTCCTTGGTGGTGACCACGCACGACATGGGATGCCCGTTGCCGATGGGCTTGCCCATGGTGACGATGTCGGGCACAAAGTCGTCGCCATTCAGCTGGAAGGCCCAGAAGTGGCTGCCGACCCGGCCGAAGCCCACCTGGACTTCGTCGGCGATGAAGAGTCCACCTGCTTTATGGACGTGTCTGTGAGGGGCGACAAGGAGGGATTCAGTCAAGTGCAAAGACAGTTATGGTCTCTCATACGTACGTACATACTCGACAACTTGCTGAAAGTAGCCCGCAGGGGGGATGACCTGCCCGCCGCAACTCTGCAGTGACTCGGCAATAAAAGCGGCGATCTGTAGGAAAGACGTCAGGATAACTGGATGAGCTCTTTTAACCCTCTCATACTGATCTGGGTTCAAATGACTCAATCCAAATGACAGCACCTTGCCTCCTTTACTTTGCACTCGCTGGATGATAACTTGGACTTCTTCGGCGTATGCTTTTGCGGGATCCGGGTGGTCCCTTTTGTATTTGCCTCTGTACACGTCCGGGCTCGGGGCCTGACGAGGAAACACAAATCAGCTTTCAGGTGCACCTCAATCAATgaggagagattttttttttcacgagtTTGGTGGTTTGTCACACAGATTCATGAAACCTACAAACATACTTTTCAGAAGTCCAATTCCATCTAGGCTACAGTAAACaatgagtttcactttttgaattgaactactagaataaataaattttccatGATACAGTCATTGATTTATTGTGTCCTGCATTCTGCATGCAAATTACACCAAGgctcaatatattttttggggcgcAGTTTTGCGAATCAATTACCTCAATTGAGGAGcaacttgcaatttttttttaatgaatatataTTTCAGCTTATAGGCCACACCTCCTAGGTGGCTTAGCCTAGCATGATTCATTTCCATTTCTGTTTAGTGAGTAGACTTTTTCTCCGGAGTTCACTTATTAAATGTGcctgttattttgttgttcaaagttGAATGTTCTCGCGGTTCCAGCCTGAAGTCTGTGAAAAGTGGACTCAATCACCCAAACCCTTAATTTCTGTAGCCGCGTCAGTCttatgttagcttagcaatgAGCATGGCTTCTCACCATTCCTTTGCGAGAACAATACTTGTCAGTTGTGTAGCTTATTTTCCGCCATTGAGGTGATGTTTACTAACTCAAGAGCGAGTCCGCAACGTGTTTCGCCACACTAGTCACAGATAAGAttgctgctagctagctggttgtGGCGTAAGTAGCATCAAACTTCAACGTCTTCCTAACGTCTCTTGCGTAGGTTGATGTTAAGTGCATTATGCGTCCAGCCCTGTGAATATTTTTGGGAAAGTCTCTGCAGTTTGGGAAAAACTTCAATATAAGTGATTCCCGCGGCAGGTCCAGTTGAGTCACGACGTTTTAATCACACTCACCACGTGGACAAATGGACTGAGCGGCGCGTCCGCCATATGGTGGAACTTGTAGGGGCTGATTTCGATGAGAGACGTCACATGGCCGTGATAGGCGctgcaacaaaacacaaacaaggcGTCGAAGGGGGGGTCGGggagggaaggggagggggcgCACACGTTTTGACTCACTTGTCCAGGGTGATGATATCTTGGCAGCCCGAGTAATGCCGGGCGAGGCGGAGCGCCAGGTCGTTGGCTTCTGATCTGGAGTTGAAAAGGTCGCCAAGGTCAGTGAGATTCAGTCATTCACTGTCGTCCAGTTACTGAATCACCGTTAAACACTCACGCGCTCGCTCGAGGCCCCACGTGTGATTCACTCGCACATCATTTTTTGCTTACAAGCAACACATATACAATTCAAGCGATGACAACTCgttattcaaaaacaaaacgttttgtttGCGGACTCAAGTTGGAAGCAGCCTTTTTATGAGCCGttagcaaaacaaaaagcaaataaaacacTTGAGGGTAATGTTTGTGATCGTCGGCGTAGTTACTTATTGACGCGTCTCCCTGCCACGTGACCTTTGACCAATCTGAGCAAACGTCAAAACACGGTGATTTATGACTCTGTAGGGACAATTCTTTTGGATGTACAGGTAATAAAGAAGACATTCTTTATCATGTTTCAAATGTGCCGACTGATTACATTCACCCTCCTCCACTTAAAGGAACAGTATGCAATCATCTAACAGTCatattttgttgtatgtttCTCAAAAACTGTCTTCCTGACATCTGCACCAGTATGTGGTAATCCT
Protein-coding sequences here:
- the rpl34 gene encoding large ribosomal subunit protein eL34 yields the protein MVQRLTYRRRLSYNTASNKTRLSRTPGNRIVYLYTKKVGKAPKSACGICPGRLRGIRAVRPQVLMRLSKTKKHVSRAYGGSMCAKCVRDRIKRAFLIEEQKIVVKVLKAQAQSQKSK
- the ostc gene encoding oligosaccharyltransferase complex subunit ostc, whose product is METLYSIPFTVLECPNVKLKKPSWLHMPSAMSVYALVILSYFLITGGIIYDVIVEPPSVGSMTDEHGHQRPVAFLAYRVNGQYIMEGLASSFLFTMGGLGFIILDRSNAPNIPKLNRFLLLFIGFVSVILSFFMARVFMRMKLPGYLMG
- the etnppl gene encoding ethanolamine-phosphate phospho-lyase translates to MCAEKLAKTQTINLRKKLIGPSCKIFFSEDPIKMVRARGQYMFDERGQRYLDCINNVAHVGHCHPDVVLAGTQQMETLNTNSRFLHDNLVLYAQRLQATLPARLSVFYFVNSGSEANDLALRLARHYSGCQDIITLDNAYHGHVTSLIEISPYKFHHMADAPLSPFVHVAPSPDVYRGKYKRDHPDPAKAYAEEVQVIIQRVQSKGGKIAAFIAESLQSCGGQVIPPAGYFQQVVEHVHKAGGLFIADEVQVGFGRVGSHFWAFQLNGDDFVPDIVTMGKPIGNGHPMSCVVTTKEVAEAFVSSGIEYFNTFGGNPVACAIGLAVLDVIAKEDLQAKALRVGGYLTSLLEKQKEKHPLIGDIRGRGLFVGVELVKDRSKLTPATAEAQEVIYRLKEELVLLSADGPHRNVLKLKPPMCFSTEDADFVVGKMDAILTDIEAATGLNTTNALNGGTG